From Arcobacter sp. CECT 8983, the proteins below share one genomic window:
- the ftsZ gene encoding cell division protein FtsZ, which translates to MDNNLFKVDDIKVEMPNKTLSDNVAKISVIGVGGGGCNMINHMINEGSHKIDLIAANTDLQVLHISKAPKKIQLGLKLTKGLGAGMKPEIGRDSAVESYEDIKTALKGADIVFIAAGLGGGTGTGAAAIIAKAAKEIGALTVSVVTKPFTWEGKKRAGLANLGLEEIKKVSDSIIVVPNDRLLEIIDENVGMKDAFKIIDNILYQAVNGMTEVILTPGNSDINTDFADVKTIMQHKGMALMGIGKAKGEQAAQRALEDAIESPLLDKVSLGGAKGILIHFNIHPQVSLFAINDVMSKIHETIDSNAEIIFGTTSDSTLETDEVKITIVATGFESKNDETIVETEESSDNKSKQLNPDDENYLDIPPLMRNYRMQYSLNKE; encoded by the coding sequence ATGGATAATAACTTATTTAAGGTGGATGATATTAAAGTGGAAATGCCAAACAAAACTCTTTCAGATAATGTAGCCAAAATATCAGTAATTGGTGTTGGTGGTGGTGGTTGTAATATGATCAATCACATGATAAACGAAGGTTCTCATAAGATTGATTTAATTGCAGCTAATACTGATTTACAAGTATTACATATATCTAAAGCACCTAAAAAGATTCAATTAGGACTTAAATTAACAAAAGGTCTTGGTGCAGGTATGAAACCTGAGATTGGAAGAGATTCTGCTGTTGAAAGTTATGAAGATATCAAAACTGCTTTAAAAGGAGCAGATATTGTATTTATTGCAGCTGGTCTTGGTGGTGGAACTGGAACCGGTGCTGCTGCTATTATTGCTAAAGCTGCAAAAGAGATAGGAGCATTAACAGTTTCTGTTGTAACTAAACCCTTTACTTGGGAAGGTAAAAAAAGAGCAGGGCTTGCTAATCTTGGTTTAGAAGAGATTAAAAAAGTATCTGATTCAATTATAGTAGTTCCAAATGATAGACTTTTAGAAATAATTGATGAAAATGTTGGAATGAAAGATGCCTTTAAAATTATTGATAATATTCTTTATCAAGCAGTAAATGGTATGACAGAAGTAATTCTTACTCCAGGTAACTCTGATATTAATACGGACTTTGCTGATGTAAAAACAATTATGCAGCATAAGGGTATGGCTTTAATGGGTATTGGTAAAGCAAAAGGTGAACAAGCTGCACAAAGAGCTTTAGAAGATGCTATTGAGTCTCCATTACTTGATAAAGTATCATTAGGTGGAGCTAAAGGTATTTTAATACACTTTAATATTCATCCTCAAGTATCACTGTTTGCTATTAATGATGTAATGTCAAAAATTCATGAAACAATTGATTCAAATGCTGAAATTATTTTTGGTACAACCTCAGATAGTACACTAGAAACAGATGAAGTTAAAATTACTATTGTTGCAACAGGTTTTGAGTCTAAAAATGATGAAACAATAGTAGAAACAGAAGAATCAAGTGATAATAAATCTAAACAATTAAATCCAGATGATGAAAACTATTTAGATATACCACCTTTAATGAGAAACTATAGAATGCAATATAGTTTAAATAAAGAGTAG